Proteins found in one Acipenser ruthenus chromosome 18, fAciRut3.2 maternal haplotype, whole genome shotgun sequence genomic segment:
- the LOC117425438 gene encoding neuropeptides B/W receptor type 2-like: MENISSPDYSNKSCDHPMNYCENNRTDANETVTTEQYFHPDFYVLLPVIYSVICAVGLTGNTAVIYVILKAPKMKTVTNMFILNLAIADDLFTLVLPINIAEHLLHYWPFGEVLCKVILSIDHYNIFSSIYFLTVMSIDRYLVVLATVQSKTMPHRTYRAAKIVSLCVWILVILIVLPFTVFARVFTITDDLDRKSCVLSFPSSESFWFKASRIYTLILGFVIPVSTICILYTMMLYKLRNMRLNSNAKALDKAKKKVTIMVFIVLAVCLFCWTPFHLSTVVALTTDLQTTPLVIGISYFITSLSYANSCLNPFLYAFLDDSFRKAFKKMLECRPA; this comes from the coding sequence atggagaaTATATCAAGCCCAGATTATTCCAACAAATCCTGTGACCACCCGATGAACTACTGTGAGAACAACCGAACTGATGCTAATGAGACCGTAACAACAGAACAGTACTTCCACCCCGATTTCTATGTCCTTCTGCCCGTGATCTACTCAGTGATCTGTGCTGTTGGGCTCACCGGAAACACCGCTGTCATATATGTGATCCTTAAAGCTCCCAAAATGAAGACCGTCACTAATATGTTCATCCTGAACTTGGCCATTGCCGACGACCTCTTTACTCTGGTGCTGCCTATTAACATCGCTGAGCACCTTTTGCATTACTGGCCATTCGGCGAAGTGCTGTGCAAAGTAATCCTATCAATTGACCACTACAACATCTTCTCGAGCATCTACTTTCTGACGGTGATGAGCATCGATCGTTACCTGGTGGTGCTCGCGACGGTGCAGTCCAAGACAATGCCACACCGCACCTACAGGGCGGCCAAAATAGTTAGCCTGTGCGTCTGGATCCTGGTGATCCTTATTGTCCTGCCTTTCACCGTCTTTGCTCGGGTCTTCACCATTACGGATGACCTGGACAGAAAGAGCTGTGTCTTGAGTTTCCCCAGCTCCGAGAGCTTTTGGTTCAAAGCCAGTCGGATATATACCCTGATTCTAGGCTTTGTCATTCCTGTTTCTACCATCTGCATCCTGTACACGATGATGCTTTACAAACTTAGAAATATGCGCTTGAACTCCAACGCGAAGGCCCTGGATAAAGCCAAGAAGAAGGTGACCATCATGGTCTTCATCGTCCTCGCAGTGTGTCTCTTCTGCTGGACCCCGTTTCATCTTAGCACAGTAGTAGCTCTGACCACGGACTTGCAGACCACTCCTTTGGTGATAGGGATATCGTACTTTATCACTAGTCTGAGTTATGCCAACTCTTGCTTGAATCCGTTCTTGTACGCTTTTCTAGACGACAGTTTTAGAAAAGCCTTTAAGAAAATGTTAGAATGTAGACCTGCTTAA